Proteins from one Podospora pseudocomata strain CBS 415.72m chromosome 4, whole genome shotgun sequence genomic window:
- a CDS encoding hypothetical protein (EggNog:ENOG503P014; antiSMASH:Cluster_9; COG:E) has protein sequence MPETNGTQLTEEEIKSFGPLAKSLEERRAAGPKVTTAYPSGPPQGMQAYLGPSMFQPHRARQAIRDAHEKKIPPLIGFYAGLSSIPLMRYMAPFGFDVVWIDWEHTSCNVETMTSLVHDAIFMSQGKTIPFVRVPGHDHAAIGFALDAGASIVIPQLETVEEAKHVMSSSKFGTKNRGTRSAPPFRLIPTLTDQGYDGARDVWQNWNDQAAVMVQIESLAGINNLDAILTECPDIDVVWLGALDCRISMNLPANFGMGSEPEWLEAKEKFYATLKKHNKPLAGFCFAPGDALTEAAQEHSMILHGADVTKLLELQQELASAREAVKGVVKQ, from the exons GCCAAGTCGCTCGAAGAGCGCCGAGCTGCTGGTCCCAAGGTGACAACTGCTTACCCGTCCGGCCCTCCTCAAGGCATGCAAGCCTACCTTGGACCTTCCATGTTCCAGCCACACCGGGCCCGTCAAGCCATACGAGATGCCCACGAGAAGAAGATCCCACCTCTTATCGGCTTCTACGCAGGCCTATCTTCGATTCCGCTCATGCGTTACATGGCTCCCTTTGGGTTTGATGTGGTGTGGATTGACTGGGAGCACACTTCCTGCAACGTCGAGACCATGACGTCTCTTGTCCACGACGCCATCTTCATGAGCCAGGGCAAAACCATCCCATTCGTTCGGGTTCCCGGCCACGACCACGCTGCCATTGGCTTTGCCCTCGATGCCGGCGCCAGCATTGTCATCCCTCAGTTGGAGACGGTCGAAGAGGCAAAGCATGTCATGAGCAGCTCCAAGTTCGGAACCAAGAACAGGGGCACAAGATCAGCGCCACCCTTTCGGTTGATTCCTACCCTCACCGATCAGGGCTACGACGGTGCGAGAGATGTTTGGCAGAATTG GAACGACCAAGCGGCAGTCATGGTTCAAATTGAATCCCTTGCCGGCATCAACAACCTTGATGCCATCCTCACCGAGTGCCCCGATATTGATGTCGTGTGGCTCGGAGCGCTCGACTGCCGCATCAGTATGAATCTGCCTGCAAACTTTGGAATGGGCAGTGAGCCCGAATGGTTGGAGGCAAAGGAGAAATTCTACGCAACATTGAAGAAGCACAACAAGCCCCTCGCGGGCTTCTGCTTTGCACCTGGCGATGCCCTGACCGAAGCAGCTCAGGAGCATAGCATGATTCTTCACGGCGCAGATGTCACGAAGCTTCTTGAACTTCAGCAGGAGTTGGCAAGCGCCAGGGAGGCTGTAAAGGGGGTTGTAAAGCAGTAG
- a CDS encoding hypothetical protein (antiSMASH:Cluster_9; EggNog:ENOG503P846) encodes MWSILHLVVISAAFRCISASTDTATKPAHPPLNITALSSRDGYSVLECWQLASLPVDAMQAANYVVGGQTKRAVWSRIEPRTHIGEAWAPHAQLSIILNGLIRITSPAPRPTDGIGKGPLNDSVMMSIGHGEGDMGGVGEDQEYKKPETKTAYILPGTLRSSMLIAADLKSISTLAGHYTEFPSDEPTLLVQIPFDGDAVPEHIVLYEGGCH; translated from the exons ATGTGGTCCATTCTTCATCTGGTTGTTATATCAGCTGCTTTCCGGTGCATCAGTGCATCTACTGACACGGCCACCAAACCagcccatcctcctctgaaCATCACGGCATTGTCATCCCGTGACGGGTATTCGGTCCTGGAATGCTGGCAACTGGCCTCACTTCCAGTCGATGCAATGCAGGCGGCCAATTACGTTGTTGGGGGGCAAACGAAAAGGGCAGTTTGGTCACGCATTGAACCTCGTACTCACATTGGTGAGGCATGGGCACCACACGCACA ACTCTCCATAATACTGAACGGACTTATCAGAATCACCTCGCCGGCTCCGAGACCGACTGATGGAATTGGAAAAGGTCCGCTGAACGATTCCGTCATGATGTCAATTGGCCACGGCGAAGGCGAcatgggaggagtgggagaagaCCAGGAATACAAAAAACCAGAAACCAAAACCGCCTACATCCTCCCAGGAACTCTCAGGTCGTCTATGCTCATCGCAGCAGACTTGAAGAGCATCAGTACCCTAGCGGGCCATTATACAGAATTTCCGAGCGATGAGCCTACTCTGCTAGTGCAGATCCCCTTTGATGGGGATGCAGTACCCGAGCACATCGTCTTGTATGAGGGCGGTTGTCACTAG
- a CDS encoding hypothetical protein (antiSMASH:Cluster_9; EggNog:ENOG503PR3N), producing the protein MSDIIESLKDVVDPSRREQATTETYDPHTRGPYPDHKPATDNNPGSLAAPEASQPALEKADPARKEQADLSETGAKEKETK; encoded by the exons ATGTCCGACATCATCGAGTCCCTTAAAGACGTCGTCGATCCTTCTCGGCGTGAACAGGCAACCACCGAGACATATGATCCTCACACCCGCGGGCCATATCCTGACCACAAGCCCGCAACCGACAACAATCCGGGTTCTCTTGCGGCTCCTGAAGCATCCCAGCCTGCCTTGGAGAAAGCAGACCCAGCGCGGAAGGAACAGGCTGATTTGAGTGAGACGGGCGCtaaagagaaagagacaaAG TAA
- a CDS encoding hypothetical protein (antiSMASH:Cluster_9) — MGQTALNAEPLATPLQMLGNVQFDPSSPPKVKCPFCRRVTTVEREEVRKGTELWRNLCCILSAPFCFCSLVYCWDYVDFFCADCHSKVACQESERTGSGLVVYGPGGQTQRYHSSTTA; from the exons ATGGGTCAAACAGCACTAAATGCTGAGCCGTTGGCCACCCCTCTCCAGATGTTGGGAAATGTGCAATTTGATCCCTCAAGCCCCCCAAAGGTTAAATGTCCATTCTGCCGCCGGGTCACCACGGTTGAACGGGAGGAAGTCCGTAAAGGCACCGA GCTATGGAGGAACCTATGCTGCATATTGTCAGCTCCTTTCTGCTTCTGCAGTCTTGTGTACTGCTGGGACTATGTTGACTTCTTCTGTGCTGACTGCCATTCCAAGGTGGCGTGCCAGGAGTCTGAGAGAACGGGATCCGGCCTAGTGGTCTACGGACCTGGAGGTCAGACTCAGAGGTATCACTCGAGCACCACAGCTTAG
- a CDS encoding hypothetical protein (antiSMASH:Cluster_9), whose amino-acid sequence MEPSNLEPPSYTSAVTNNSCQLQVGAGGLPPPPYAATLPTPFSPTAEQEDIIQTIPLHLLHEYDHGPYIRWINCPFCLKGTPVRRAVTRGFHNGVLKMWLGWSIITGGIGMFYRPTHNDTVDYFCGDCQNKVATSHPDKGPMETFGPGGHSRTFDR is encoded by the exons ATGGAGCCTAGTAATCTCGAACCTCCATCGTATACCTCTGCAGTCACCAATAATTCTTGCCAGCTTCAGGTCGGTGCTGGCGGATTGCCGCCACCTCCTTATGCTGCAACGTTGCCAACCCCTTTCTCTCCGACAGCAGAACAAGAGGATATCATCCAAACCATACCTCTTCACCTTTTACACGAATATGACCACGGCCCATATATCCGGTGGATCAACTGCCCATTCTGCTTAAAAGGCACTCCTGTAAGAAGGGCCGTAACCAGGGGTTTTCA CAACGGTGTATTGAAGATGTGGCTCGGCTGGTCCATCATCACAGGAGGCATCGGGATGTTTTACCGACCAACTCATAACGACACGGTCGATTACTTTTGCGGTGACTGCCAAAACAAGGTGGCAACGAGCCATCCAGACAAGGGCCCGATGGAGACGTTTGGACCAGGGGGTCATAGTCGAACATTTGATAGGTAG
- a CDS encoding hypothetical protein (EggNog:ENOG503PUE0; COG:S), which translates to MALSPDIVEFMASASANLASRHIILDSSQPRDIFHFGGTSSQLADSRLSLAIQGKKTATTSWPVPDPLRWGVGDYSVILDGNGKPGALMQTIELKVCKFRDVADDFALAEAEGSVDEYKQGHREFYTEQRLRDGKPPEEFGDESEVLCERFVIVFVREDLRPHALQ; encoded by the coding sequence ATGGCCCTCTCACCTGATATTGTTGAATTCATGGCTTCGGCGTCTGCCAATCTCGCCAGTCGTCACATCATTCTTGATTCCTCTCAGCCCAGGGACATCTTTCACTTTGGGGGCACATCTTCTCAGCTTGCCGATAGCCGTCTGTCCCTGGCCATTCAAGGCAAGAAAACAGCCACCACTTCCTGGCCTGTTCCCGACCCTCTGCGCTGGGGTGTGGGCGATTACTCCGTTATTCTGGATGGGAACGGCAAACCTGGAGCGCTGATGCAGACCATCGAACTAAAAGTCTGCAAATTCCGAGATGTCGCCGATGACTTTGCActggccgaggccgagggttCAGTCGATGAATATAAACAAGGGCACCGCGAGTTCTATACTGAACAGCGTCTACGGGATGGGAAGCCGCCtgaggagtttggggacGAAAGCGAGGTTCTCTGTGAAAGATTTGTGATTGTTTTTGTGAGAGAAGATCTGAGACCGCACGCACTGCAGTGA
- a CDS encoding hypothetical protein (COG:E; EggNog:ENOG50KOG1238), with protein sequence MALPAVSVLSGTMASLSLSSESEPPSRTRLGLEHLPNELLIPIAQILVPAPPQTTRFALRPTGTWEFRDAEHQWAHWLASHRNLLALAQTSRRMVAIAKPLLYHTIIIPNPKSLVVLYHRLYTRPEIRPWVRELSCLVSLAEENTILGTYREWANIRGDTWAIPPVSHDTSIASELLKRVLLHSVNLRDFLVAFPDHALTATSLTEPQQDEPDPPQSHHDQYQQTQDQQQQPQQPRPGAFVLPVSIPARRVLHRYIHPVGGQVAWRWFDISFFFPLDRLRNLTSLRIYCNREDGARDRSLSRILADYAVTILPQLRQLKTLELCCDQATVTSSVDSKTLSLPALPQLETIRFYGSSIREPNLVAFCLACTNLQTLVVHFEASSTDEDREDLPGGKTLSEALRERAATLRALELVAFSEGHYLTRGRERPRKPENHRLMCIPDLIHLESLTLDYRGVFGTLGILEEDDGERLCQLLPESLQDFTLVCEWGTENDWKQSYMANLDMVLHGVQCLCQSRTRSPNLATISLAIHSWPAEGKFHRRFRREVEAVRRRCAWAGIQFRTFDLLPSYRDEDEPEFQDGDEEAGPAGQDEGHSDEWESGEETGPGLSRAAAPATGGGSLLIPPDDYDYPELEEEDEASEYYNSGDEEPDPERAARRPPTFEAFVEELGEDHGHSLDELFFAYHEDRWDQYLF encoded by the exons ATGGCGTTGCCGGCTGTGTCCGTCCTGTCTGGAACCATGGCGTCGTTATCATTGTCATCAGAATCAGAACCGCCAAGTCGGACCAGATTGGGGCTGGAGCATCTTCCCAACGAGCTCTTGATCCCCATCGCACAGATCCTCGTCCCAGCCCCTCCCCAGACGACCCGATTCGCCCTCCGTCCCACTGGCACTTGGGAATTCCGCGATGCCGAACATCAGTGGGCACACTGGCTGGCTAGCCACCGCAACCTGCTGGCTCTCGCCCAGACATCTCGACGCATGGTTGCCATCGCCAAGCCCTTGCTGtaccacaccatcatcatccctaACCCCAAATCCCTGGTCGTCCTATATCACCGTCTATACACTCGACCTGAAATTCGACCTTGGGTTCGAGAGCTTAGCTGCCTTGTCAGCCTGGCTGAGGAGAACACCATTCTAGGAACATATAGAGAGTGGGCCAACATTCGCGGTG ACACCTGGGCTATACCACCAGTCAGCCATGACACTTCTATCGCTTCTGAACTGCTCAAGCGCGTTCTTCTTCACTCGGTCAACTTGCGCGACTTTCTTGTCGCATTCCCCGATCATGCCTTGACCGCAACCAGCTTGACTGAGCCGCAACAAGACGAACCTGACCCACCACAGTCACATCATGATCAGTATCAACAAACCCaagaccagcagcagcagccgcagcaacCACGGCCGGGTGCTTTTGTTCTACCTGTTTCCATCCCTGCACGGAGGGTTCTCCATCGGTATATTCATCCAGTCGGAGGTCAGGTCGCGTGGAGATGGTTTGacatttccttcttctttccactGGATCGGCTGAGGAACTTGACTTCGCTGCGCATCTACTGTAACCGCGAAGACGGAGCCAGAGACCGATCCTTGTCCCGCATACTTGCTGACTATGCCGTTACGATCTTACCCCAGCTGAGACAACTCAAGACATTAGAACTCTGCTGCGATCAAGCGACAGTAACGTCATCCGTGGACAGCAAGACTCTTTCTTTGCCAGCCCTGCCTCAGCTCGAGACTATTCGGTTTTACGGCAGCTCCATACGGGAGCCAAACCTGGTGGCCTTTTGCCTTGCCTGCACCAATCTCCAGACGCTGGTTGTGCATTTTGAGGCTAGCTCGACAGATGAGGACCGGGAGGACTTGCCAGGAGGGAAAACGCTCAGCGAAGCCCTCAGAGAGAGGGCAGCCACTCTCAGGGCACTGGAACTGGTCGCATTCTCCGAGGGCCACTATCTTACTCGGGGCAGGGAGAGGCCGAGGAAACCCGAGAACCACCGGCTGATGTGCATCCCCGACCTGATCCACCTCGAGAGCCTCACGTTAGACTACCGCGGGGTATTTGGAACTCTGGGcattttggaggaggacgatggggAGCGGCTGTGTCAGCTCCTGCCCGAGTCGTTACAGGATTTCACACTGGTGTGTGAGTGGGGCACCGAAAATGACTGGAAACAAAGTTATATGGCCAACCTGGACATGGTGCTGCACGGTGTGCAGTGCCTCTGCCAATCAAGAACCCGATCGCCCAACTTGGCAACCATCAGTTTGGCCATTCACTCTTGGccagccgagggcaagtTTCACCGCAGGTTCCgcagggaggtggaggctgtTAGACGGCGGTGTGCCTGGGCTGGCATTCAGTTTCGAACATTTGATTTGCTGCCTTCCTATCgagacgaggacgagccCGAATTtcaggatggtgatgaggaagccGGGCCGGCAGGGCAAGATGAAGGTCACAGTGACGAGTGGGAATCAGGAGAGGAAACAGGCCCAGGGCTATCGAGGGCAGCTGCACCAGCAACCGGAGGAGGGAGCTTACTCATCCCTCCAGATGACTACGATTATCCAGAActcgaagaagaggatgaggcgTCTGAATACTACAATTCGGGTGATGAGGAGCCGGATCCGGAGAGGGCGGCAAGGCGACCACCCACGTTTGAGGCATTcgtggaggagttgggcgAAGACCATGGGCACAGCTTGGACGAGCTATTCTTTGCTTACCATGAGGACCGATGGGACCAGTATCTGTTCTGA
- a CDS encoding hypothetical protein (CAZy:AA3; COG:E; EggNog:ENOG50KOG1238) has translation MDLELLPHLVQPTYQVPYLYLASTHPLPTHGESLLYNYTQSQVYQAVTMPLPFTSPPHLPPKEHDYIIIGGGTAGCVLASTLASDRNVSILLLEKGHERDNLLSRNPLFSQNFELPGLQSVCRLSEPVLGTRQQRAKIWAAEAMGGTSRINGSLWTRGIPAGYDFWAKEFGLTEWSWGKVEPFFEMIEEKVPRREPNEVLDMVAFVDKTARAVGLPLEGNVNSPRAKAQACFRMHQTVDERGTKASQNRIWLDSETVKKTPNLIIATGYTATGLQLNSTGARVEGVWVKDATGKYPGMNLFKVKKEIIVCSGVVGTPELLMKSGIGPRDQLTPLGIPVVRELNHVGRNLTDHTSFPIMSEIPQNHTIHSLQNPFVLVWQLLKWLIWGKGLLAASSTPRTLFVQSSAIDDTSMSILTRNPDTGQCTMDPNDTANIPNIEIMVTPVNTFMEAVIPNKSLTSWYATLVQPFSRGQVQLSPSPSGRSEDDPAIKIIYPMMTDERDWAVMRKAMRFGMRFAEEFANQYPHSAVLSFAPGMDLMYLDSVIEAKRAKGKTNKAESSAGVPDITDPHSQMSSSSSQQVPQGYRGKTWQTVTDLEIDEYAKRVWASALHATSTCRMSLSPEGGVVDQRLRVHGIENLRIADASVFPAIPSAHTMAPTVMVGRRLGEMILEEAGRSG, from the exons ATGGATCTGGAGCTGCTCCCACACTTGGTTCAACCAACTTACCAGGTACCTTACTTATATTTGGCCTCGACACACCCTTTACCTACGCACGGAGAATCTCTTCTCTACAACTATACACAGTCTCAAGTATACCAAGCTGTCACAATGCCCTTGCCATTCACCTCGCCGCCACATCTACCGCCCAAAGAACATGATTACATCATCATTGGCGGAGGAACGGCCGGCTGTGTGCTTGCCTCTACACTCGCTTCGGATCGCAACGTCagcattctcctcctcgaaaAAGGCCACGAGCGCGACAATCTCCTCTCGcgcaaccccctcttctctcaGAACTTCGAGTTGCCTGGACTCCAATCAGTATGCCGACTTTCAGAGCCTGTGCTTGGTACTCGACAGCAGCGGGCCAAGATATGGGCTGCTGAGGCAATGGGGGGCACGAGCAGGATCAATGGATCGTTGTGGACGAGGGGCATACCTGCTGGCTACGATTTCTGGGCAAAGGAATTTGGTTTGACAGAATGGAGCTGGGGGAAGGTTGAGCCATTCTTTGAAATGATTGAAGAGAAGGTACCGCGAAGAGAGCCGAATGAGGTTCTAGACATGGTTGCCTTCGTGGACAAGACCGCCAGGGCTGTTGGACTGCCTCTGGAGGGCAATGTCAACTCGCCGAGGGCAAAGGCACAGGCGTGTTTCAGGATGCACCAGACAGTTGATGAGAGGGGGACGAAGGCCTCACAGAACAGAATTTGGTTGGATTCGGAAACAGTGAAAAAGACACCAAATCTGATCATCGCCACGGGGTATACAGCGACAGGTTTGCAGCTCAACTCAACAGGCGCCAGAGTCGAAGGTGTATGGGTGAAAGATGCTACAGGGAAATACCCCGGCATGAATCTGTTCAAGGTCAAAAAGGAGATCATTGTCTGCAGCGGGGTTGTTGGTACACCAGAGCTCCTGATGAAGAG CGGCATTGGCCCTCGAGATCAACTCACTCCTCTTGGTATTCCTGTTGTCCGAGAACTGAACCACGTTGGTCGCAACTTGACAGACCACACTTCGTTTCCTATCATGTCTGAAATACCGCAAAATCACACCATACATTCTCTCCAGAACCCTTTTGTACTCGTCTGGCAGCTTCTGAAGTGGCTTATATGGGGCAAAGGTCTTCTGGCGGCCTCCAGCACCCCAAGAACGCTTTTCGTCCAGAGCAGCGCTATTGATGACACGTCCATGTCGATTCTCACCCGCAACCCAGACACGGGGCAATGCACAATGGACCCCAATGACACAGCCAACATTCCCAACATTGAGATCATGGTCACTCCCGTCAACACCTTCATGGAAGCTGTCATTCCAAACAAGTCTCTTACGTCTTGGTACGCAACCCTCGTCCAGCCATTCTCGCGCGGCCAAGTCCAGCtttcgccttctccatccgGGCGAAGTGAGGACGACCCGGCCATCAAAATCATTTACCCCATGATGACGGACGAGAGAGATTGGGCGGTCATGAGAAAAGCAATGCGATTTGGCATGAGATTTGCGGAGGAATTTGCCAACCAGTATCCCCACTCCGCTGTCTTGAGCTTCGCGCCAGGGATGGACCTCATGTATCTAGATTCTGTCATTGAGGCCAAAAGGGCCAAGGGGAAGACCAACAAGGCAGAATCTTCAGCGGGGGTTCCAGATATCACTGATCCTCACAGCCAAatgtcttcttcatcgtcgcAACAGGTACCTCAGGGATACAGAGGAAAGACTTGGCAAACTGTGACGGATTTAGAGATTGACGAGTATGCAAAACGAGTGTGGGCTTCTGCTCTGCATGCCACTTCGACGTGTCGCATGTCCCTTTCACCAGAGGGCGGCGTGGTGGATCAGCGGTTGAGGGTGCACGGGATTGAGAATCTGAGAATTGCGGATGCAAGCGTCTTTCCTGCCATTCCCAGTGCGCATACCATGGCGCCTACTGTTATGGTGGGGAGAAGGCTCGGGGAGAtgattttggaggaggccggcCGAAGTGGGTAA
- a CDS encoding hypothetical protein (EggNog:ENOG503PDB2) — MYSRACAILLARWKMKWVKRRLKVLLTQEPRSPTAKPPSINTRPIPTPSARSPPTINPHKPFIPHSLLSLFEPYKLSSAICVNMQFRLAALIGTLSTFLLSGTATASPVFSDHAMAMQARQSTRTLGFIGCSMAENVAQGYVSVGGRRLWEPYGTSGMVVQSWTNSNSNSWRLFDQQAARYGKPTAVWVQICIFAQQGVTDDEVKRLIANARQHAAPGAEVYITGQPVYEGGNTCFLAGSKGPELTESLAKRAAEDPELNVKYPGQFVLKPGEVADGCHANTAGQQSLGRQALAYWG; from the exons ATGTACAGCCGAGCATGTGCCATCTTGCTGGCAAGATGGAAGATGAAGTGGGTGAAGCGACGCCTCAAGGTGTTGTTGACTCAGGAGCCTAGATCACCAACAGCCAAACCACCGTCTATAAATACGAGGCCAATACCTACTCCTTCAGctcgctctcctcccaccatcaacccacACAAGCCATTCATCCCACACAGCCTTCTTTCGCTATTCGAGCCATACAagctctcctccgccatctgTGTCAACATGCAGTTCCGGCTCGCAGCATTGATTGGTACATTGAGCACCTTTTTGCTCAGTGGtaccgccaccgcctcgcCCGTCTTCAGTGACCACGCCATGGCCATGCAAGCCCGTCAATCCACTCGAACTCTGGGCTTTATAGGGTGTTCCATGGCCGAGAACGTAGCTCAAGGCTATGTTTCTGTCGGGGGGAGGCGCCTATGGGAGCCCTACGGAACCTCTGGCATG GTTGTCCAATCGTGGACAAACAGCAACTCCAACTCGTGGCGTCTCTTCGACCAACAGGCCGCTCGTTACGGCAAGCCCACTGCTGTATGGGTACAGATTTGCATCTTTGCTCAACAGGGGGTaaccgacgacgaggttAAGCGTCTCATTGCCAATGCAAGACAGCACGCCGCCCCTGGAGCAGAGGTCTACATCACGGGTCAACCCGTTTACGAAGGTGGCAAcacctgcttcttggccggTAGCAAGGGTCCTGAGCTGACCGAGAGTTTGGCCAAGCGAGCGGCAGAGGATCCCGAGCTGAATGTCAAGTATCCAGGGCAGTTTGTGCTGAAGCCAGGCGAGGTGGCGGATGGGTGTCATGCCAATACTGCTGGGCAGCAGAGCTTGGGAAGACAGGCGCTGGCTTATTGGGGCTGA
- a CDS encoding hypothetical protein (EggNog:ENOG503P2GQ; COG:S), with amino-acid sequence MAAFQNMPQAWRRLIFLIPVLIITLILASGLYTGSLPKPRMPKVVFDDSHGPFHSDCQANHTPPNLDSLPDIIRALWQPLILPITAPRFVTLDGTEKLLPPQNELVHTKPMGKRICILDVDTRDLAGEGSIFYSEGVPPWDKLGSPSAGFLSHYLYAQIHGYSYKFIRAPQYADRAPHWSKVIFTKELLKQYDIVVMMDYDAMFPSPEVPLEWMLNYWKIDRDVIVAMAEDPAGEPNFDDSEKHKVNINSGFIIAQAGEKSQRLFKDWAECPSEVRYKGCAKWAQTLFHEQAAFSTHVRYDFLDGYSIETHPQYIRMLPCQEANGIPEVSGSGCVGHLVRHYWGRKGLTNREFGHNVMAALTPLLVQAAYKEPGHVEDLRSKVLKGAEVLDKPPAR; translated from the exons ATGGCCGCCTTCCAAAATATGCCCCAGGCATGGCGTCGCCTCATCTTTCTGATCCCcgttctcatcatcaccctcatcctcgcgtCGGGCTTGTACACTGGGTCGTTGCCCAAGCCGCGCAT GCCCAAGGTGGTGTTTGACGACAGCCATGGCCCATTCCATTCCGACTGCCAGGCGAACCATACTCCCCCGAACCTCGACAGCCTCCCGGACATCATTCGCGCGCTCTGGCAACCGCTCATTCTGCCCATCACGGCGCCCCGATTCGTGACCCTCGACGGAACCGAAAAGCTGCTGCCTCCCCAGAATGAGCTCGTTCACACGAAGCCCATGGGGAAGAGGATCTGCATCCTCGACGTGGATACGCGCGACCTGGCGGGCGAGGGAAGCATTTTCTACAGCGAAGGCGTTCCACCCTGGGACAAGCTGGGCAGTCCGTCGGCAGGCTTCCTCAGCCACTATCTCTACGCCCAAATTCACGGCTACTCGTACAAGTTCATCCGGGCGCCACAGTATGCCGACCGCGCCCCCCACTGGTCCAAAgtcatcttcaccaaggaGCTCCTCAAGCAGTACGACATTGTCGTCATGATGGACTACGATGCCAtgttcccctcccccgaggTGCCGCTCGAGTGGATGCTCAACTACTGGAAGATCGACAGGGACGTCATTGTGGCCATGGCAGAAGATCCCGCCGGTGAGCCCAACTTCGACGACTCGGAGAAGCACAAGGTCAACATCAACTCTGGCTTCATCATTGCGCAGGCCGGGGAGAAATCACAGCGCCTGTTCAAAGACTGGGCCGAATGCCCCTCCGAGGTGCGCTACAAGGGATGCGCCAAATGGGCCCAGACCTTGTTCCACGAGCAAGCTGCCTTCAGCACCCACGTCCGCTACGACTTTTTGGATGGCTACAGCATTGAAACCCACCCGCAATACATCCGCATGCTGCCGTGCCAGGAGGCCAATGGAATTCCCGAAGTATCCGGGTCTGGTTGTGTCGGACACCTCGTGCGCCACTATTGGGGGAGGAAAGGCCTGACGAACCGGGAGTTTGGCCACAACGTGATGGCTGCCCTCACACCTCTGCTCGTGCAGGCCGCCTACAAAGAACCCGGCCATGTGGAGGATCTCCGGAGCAAAGTGCTCAAGGGCGCCGAGGTGTTGGATAAGCCCCCAGCGAGGTGA